Proteins encoded by one window of Haliotis asinina isolate JCU_RB_2024 chromosome 6, JCU_Hal_asi_v2, whole genome shotgun sequence:
- the LOC137288260 gene encoding inhibitor of apoptosis protein-like isoform X2 yields MKFFTTRRQCYECEDAGGILGDFVNQTLRKSPSLRNVACVELTLKQKMRLLQQLPPSTPQHGRMWNSDDRLQTLRAATDKMANIPDAVRVTIARAGFYHSGSDNTLTCFFCGCNAHSWSADDDPWRRHAELQMTCPVLRRNVYTRIKNGNIAFRPRRRYFSECDTSPQPTSYASTIH; encoded by the exons ATGAAGTTTTTCACTACCAGGCGTCAATGTTATGAATGTGAAGACGCCGGGGGGATTCTCGGGGACTTCGTGAACCAAACACTACGGAAGTCTCCCAGCCTTAGGAACGTGGCCTGTGTCGAACTGACGTTGAAACAGAAGATGAGACTGCTGCAGCAACTACctccctccacaccacaacatGGCCGAATGTGGAATTCCGATGACAGACTTCAAACTCTGCGGGCCGCTACAGACAAGATGGCGAACATACCTGATGCTGTTCGTGTTACCATCGCTCGGGCAGGGTTTTATCATTCAG GCAGTGACAACACCTTGACGTGTTTTTTCTGTGGCTGCAACGCCCACAGTTGGAGCGCTGACGACGATCCTTGGAGGCGACATGCGGAATTGCAGATGACGTGCCCGGTGCTGCGCAGGAACGTCTACACGCGGATCAAGAACGGG AACATCGCCTTCAGGCCAAGGAGACGCTATTTCTCGGAGTGTGATACCAGTCCTCAACCCACCAGCTATGCCTCAACAATTCATTAA
- the LOC137288260 gene encoding uncharacterized protein isoform X1: MCILTSNSLFSEKKVPVILHLNMKFFTTRRQCYECEDAGGILGDFVNQTLRKSPSLRNVACVELTLKQKMRLLQQLPPSTPQHGRMWNSDDRLQTLRAATDKMANIPDAVRVTIARAGFYHSGSDNTLTCFFCGCNAHSWSADDDPWRRHAELQMTCPVLRRNVYTRIKNGNIAFRPRRRYFSECDTSPQPTSYASTIH; the protein is encoded by the exons ATGTGTATACTAacttccaattccttgtttagTGAGAAAAAG GTTCCGGTGATTCTCCATCTGAACATGAAGTTTTTCACTACCAGGCGTCAATGTTATGAATGTGAAGACGCCGGGGGGATTCTCGGGGACTTCGTGAACCAAACACTACGGAAGTCTCCCAGCCTTAGGAACGTGGCCTGTGTCGAACTGACGTTGAAACAGAAGATGAGACTGCTGCAGCAACTACctccctccacaccacaacatGGCCGAATGTGGAATTCCGATGACAGACTTCAAACTCTGCGGGCCGCTACAGACAAGATGGCGAACATACCTGATGCTGTTCGTGTTACCATCGCTCGGGCAGGGTTTTATCATTCAG GCAGTGACAACACCTTGACGTGTTTTTTCTGTGGCTGCAACGCCCACAGTTGGAGCGCTGACGACGATCCTTGGAGGCGACATGCGGAATTGCAGATGACGTGCCCGGTGCTGCGCAGGAACGTCTACACGCGGATCAAGAACGGG AACATCGCCTTCAGGCCAAGGAGACGCTATTTCTCGGAGTGTGATACCAGTCCTCAACCCACCAGCTATGCCTCAACAATTCATTAA